The following are encoded in a window of Kaistia algarum genomic DNA:
- a CDS encoding COG4315 family predicted lipoprotein has translation MRTAATRTVLALAMLAGAFGPAIAAGPAKMMETSVGKVYVDAKGMTLYTFDKDQKGVSNCYDQCAVNWPPFVAGAKAKASGEWTLVDRKDGTKMWAYDGMPLYTFIKDKKPGDVVGDGVGGVWHVAK, from the coding sequence ATGAGAACCGCAGCCACGAGAACTGTTCTGGCTCTGGCCATGCTTGCCGGAGCCTTCGGGCCGGCGATTGCCGCCGGACCGGCCAAGATGATGGAGACGTCCGTCGGCAAGGTCTATGTCGATGCCAAGGGGATGACGCTCTACACCTTCGACAAGGACCAGAAGGGCGTGTCCAATTGCTACGACCAGTGCGCCGTGAATTGGCCGCCCTTTGTGGCCGGAGCCAAGGCGAAGGCGAGCGGCGAGTGGACGCTGGTCGACCGGAAGGACGGAACGAAGATGTGGGCCTATGACGGCATGCCGCTCTACACCTTCATCAAGGACAAGAAGCCGGGCGACGTCGTCGGTGATGGCGTCGGCGGCGTCTGGCACGTCGCGAAATAG
- a CDS encoding acyl-CoA desaturase, which produces MPVPVDADVARADPHGHLDIPKAAQPLRLARIDAIGIGAIHLLALLAFVPWLFSWTGVVVAILGLYVFGTLGISLCFHRMLTHRGVVCPKWLEHSFAILGVCCVQDTPARWISIHRKHHEHADEQPDPHTPLVNFLWAHIGWMLFTNRELTRRALISRYAKDVLQDPFYARLEANFRWVRVILISWALFFAGGFVAELLLGGSLLEALQFGLSLLVWGAFVRTVLVWHITWSINSVTHLWGYRNYETDESSRNNLIVGFLSNGEGWHNNHHADPRSARYGHRWWELDVTWLTIRFLSAVGLATKVIKPSPHVQERYAKLAAATAHGGSASTPQRADRQTP; this is translated from the coding sequence GTGCCTGTTCCTGTTGATGCCGATGTCGCACGGGCGGATCCCCATGGTCATCTGGATATTCCGAAAGCCGCGCAGCCTCTTCGGCTCGCCCGCATCGATGCGATCGGAATTGGGGCGATCCACCTGCTGGCGCTTCTGGCGTTCGTGCCGTGGCTCTTCAGCTGGACCGGCGTGGTGGTGGCGATTCTGGGGCTCTATGTATTCGGCACGCTCGGGATCAGCCTTTGCTTCCATCGCATGCTGACCCATCGCGGCGTCGTCTGCCCGAAATGGCTGGAGCACAGCTTCGCCATCCTCGGCGTGTGCTGCGTTCAGGATACGCCGGCCCGCTGGATCTCCATCCACCGCAAGCATCACGAGCATGCGGACGAACAGCCGGATCCGCACACCCCGCTGGTCAACTTCCTGTGGGCGCATATCGGGTGGATGCTCTTCACCAATCGCGAGCTGACACGTCGGGCGTTGATCTCCCGCTATGCCAAAGACGTCCTGCAGGACCCGTTCTATGCGAGGCTCGAAGCGAACTTCCGCTGGGTTCGGGTGATCCTGATTTCGTGGGCGCTCTTCTTTGCCGGCGGGTTCGTAGCCGAATTGCTGCTGGGCGGCAGCCTGCTGGAGGCTTTGCAATTCGGCCTCAGCCTGCTGGTTTGGGGAGCCTTCGTCCGCACGGTGCTGGTTTGGCACATTACGTGGTCGATCAATTCGGTGACCCATCTTTGGGGGTACCGCAATTATGAGACCGACGAATCCAGCCGGAATAATCTGATCGTCGGCTTCCTCAGCAATGGCGAGGGCTGGCACAATAATCATCACGCCGACCCACGCTCGGCCCGCTACGGCCACCGCTGGTGGGAACTGGATGTAACCTGGCTAACGATCCGGTTTCTCTCGGCCGTGGGCCTCGCCACCAAGGTCATCAAGCCCTCCCCTCACGTCCAGGAGCGCTACGCCAAGCTGGCCGCCGCGACCGCGCACGGCGGCTCCGCTTCAACGCCGCAACGGGCGGATCGCCAGACCCCCTGA
- the xth gene encoding exodeoxyribonuclease III produces MTITIATWNINSVRLRIDLVTSFLEAHRPDVLCLQEIKCVEGSFPSGAFTRLGYVHQAVHGQKGYHGVATLSRLPFAETARQGFYGKDDARHVSVVLPDRDLPITLHNFYVPAGGDEPDPAVNEKFAHKLGFLDEMRTWLTGAQTNRPAILVGDLNIAPLEHDVWSHKQLLDVVSHTPVETELLEAVRVAGGWVDAMRHFIPPEEKLFTWWSYRAQDWEASNRGRRLDHVWVTPPLKGRLLGVEVLREARGWARPSDHVPVIVRIAA; encoded by the coding sequence ATGACGATCACGATCGCGACCTGGAACATCAATTCGGTGCGGCTGCGCATCGATCTGGTTACATCGTTTCTCGAGGCGCATCGCCCCGATGTCCTCTGCCTGCAGGAAATCAAATGCGTCGAGGGCAGTTTCCCCTCCGGCGCCTTCACGAGGCTCGGCTATGTCCATCAGGCCGTACACGGTCAGAAGGGCTATCACGGTGTCGCGACGCTCTCGCGCCTGCCTTTCGCCGAGACGGCCCGTCAGGGCTTCTACGGAAAGGACGACGCCCGTCACGTCTCGGTCGTTCTGCCGGATCGCGATCTGCCGATCACGCTGCATAATTTCTACGTTCCGGCCGGCGGCGACGAACCCGATCCGGCGGTCAACGAGAAATTCGCGCATAAGCTCGGCTTCCTGGACGAGATGAGGACCTGGCTGACGGGCGCGCAGACCAACCGGCCGGCGATCCTCGTCGGTGATCTCAACATCGCGCCGCTGGAGCACGATGTGTGGTCGCACAAGCAGTTGCTCGACGTCGTCAGCCACACGCCGGTCGAAACGGAACTGTTGGAGGCGGTGCGCGTGGCTGGCGGCTGGGTCGATGCGATGCGCCATTTCATTCCGCCGGAAGAGAAGCTCTTCACTTGGTGGAGCTATCGGGCGCAGGACTGGGAAGCCTCCAATCGAGGCCGCCGGCTCGACCATGTATGGGTGACGCCGCCGCTCAAGGGGCGCCTCCTTGGCGTCGAGGTGCTGCGCGAGGCGCGCGGCTGGGCCCGGCCTTCCGACCATGTCCCGGTCATCGTGCGCATCGCTGCCTGA